In Necator americanus strain Aroian chromosome IV, whole genome shotgun sequence, the following proteins share a genomic window:
- a CDS encoding hypothetical protein (NECATOR_CHRIV.G16613.T1), which translates to METAGPHIAGTPGNPGKRPGNPGAPGAPNGNPRPTTSSAFATSKLTPLMQALPYLDHQDSQEPPDSQETPEATETQEDLGYPGGPGGPGPKGTPFRTFRFPGNPRIPLEDSWVKAWPATMFLFPTHPLQWSTWTSVEDQKPGPQKDHLRIAMETARISRRTSV; encoded by the coding sequence ATGGAGACTGCCGGACCTCATATAGCAGGAACTCCAGGAAACCCAGGAAAACGACCAGGAAACCCAGGAGCTCCAGGAGCCCCAAATGGAAACCCAAGGCCAACCACCAGTTCAGCCTTTGCGACGAGTAAACTCACTCCTCTCATGCAGGCCTTGCCCTACCTGGACCACCAGGACAGCCAGGAGCCCCCGGACAGCCAGGAGACGCCGGAAGCAACGGAAACCCAGGAGGACCTAGGATATCCAGGAGGCCCAGGAGGACCGGGACCCAAAGGGACCCCTTTCAGGACCTTTCGTTTCCCCGGAAACCCCAGGATACCCCTGGAGGACTCTTGGGTCAAAGCCTGGCCAGCCACAATGTTCCTATTCCCAACTCACCCACTCCAATGGAGCACCTGGACCTCAGTTGAGGACCAAAAACCTGGACCCCAAAAGGACCACCTTCGGATAGCGATGGAAACAGCCAGGATATCCCGGAGGACCTCGGTATAA
- a CDS encoding hypothetical protein (NECATOR_CHRIV.G16614.T1): MESEWQHRCKAYRFVAYSAVAFSVVAILGAATTLPMVYNYVHHVRRTMHNELNFCRTSARDIWSEVNGMRLPANRTARQAGYGGDEEVKGTANYANNGGNDCSACCSGGAAGPAGTPGNPGRPGNPGAPGAPGNPGQPPVQPCDEYTTPPCRPCPPGPPGQPGAPGQPGDAGSNGNPGGPGYPGGPGGPGPKGPPGPAGNPGYPGGPGQPGQPAYSQPPTPGAPGPQGPPGPQGPPGSDGQPGYPGGPGATLKGPL; this comes from the exons ATGGAGTCTGAGTGGCAGCATCGTTGCAAAGCTTACCGCTTTGTGGCCTACTCGGCCGTCGCCTTTTCGGTGGTCGCCATTCTTGGAGCAGCTACCACTTTACCCATGGTTTATAATTATGTACATCATGTCCGGCGGACAATGCATAACGAACTTAACTTCTGCAGG ACGTCTGCTCGCGATATCTGGTCTGAGGTAAATGGCATGAGACTGCCAGCTAATCGTACCGCCCGTCAGGCTGGTTACGGAGGAGATGAAGAAGTGAAGGGAACCGCCAACTACGCTAACAACGGTGGAAACGACTGCAGCGCTTGCTGTTCAGGAGGAGCCGCTGGACCAGCAGGAACTCCAGGAAACCCAGGACGACCAGGAAACCCAGGAGCTCCAGGAGCCCCTGGAAACCCAGGCCAACCACCAGTTCAGCCTTGCGACGAGTACACCACTCCTCCATGCAGGCCTTGCCCACCTGGACCACCAGGACAGCCAGGAGCCCCCGGACAGCCAGGAGACGCCGGAAGCAACGGAAACCCAGGAGGACCAGGATATCCAGGAGGCCCAGGAGGACCGGGACCCAAGGGACCCCCAGGACCCGCCGGAAACCCAGGATACCCCGGAGGACCTGGTCAGCCTGGCCAGCCTGCCTATTCCCAACCACCTACCCCAGGAGCACCTGGACCTCAAGGACCACCTGGACCCCAAGGACCACCCGGAAGCGATGGACAGCCAGGATATCCCGGAGGACCTG GAGCAACGCTCAAGGGACCACTTTGA
- a CDS encoding hypothetical protein (NECATOR_CHRIV.G16615.T1) — protein MSMLQAELTETTVEDKLRRITTFFTAKSFEDINMTFDLNADINVDRGYFLEMMSGALTYHFGIETDATALENFQTLGDIAEYINSNQSM, from the exons atgagcATGCTTCAAGCGGAACTCACTGAAACGACG gtTGAGGATAAATTAAGACGGATCACCACATTCTTCACGGCGAAAAGTTTTGAAGATATCAACATGACCTTCGACCTTAATGCAGACATCAATGTGGACAGAGGTTACTTTCTGGAAATGATGTCTGGAGCGCTCACGTATCACTTTGGG ATTGAGACTGACGCTACTGccttggaaaattttcaaacgttAGGCGACATTGCAGAATACATCAACAGCAATCAATCGATGTAG